The genomic stretch ATTCCCTCACACTGCATGCTTCGATATCATCCCCCTCATTGACCTGTTACAAACAATAACCCAATGCAATGGCTAGCTAGGTAAAACATGTAGCTCCAATCTCCATCATGAGCCAACAAGAACTTCCGTCTGATCGACAAATTCGACACGTCCGGAATAATAAAACTCCTTATCCTGAAAATGCGTTGTCGATCGGTACTCCACCGAACGTCGCGCCCATGGCAGTTGATCGATCGAGatgccctcttttttttttcttttttttctttttttttttttgcggaacTGCATAGTACGATGCCCTCTTATCAGGCACCGGAAAACTATAGTGTTTTTGTTTCGTCCATTTGTTTGCAGGAGGGTACGGGAATCTCTGATTGGTTATGGCCTGATGGGCATGGGCGTGACTTGCTCTCAGACTCTCGGTGAGCTCATCAGGCACGTCCAGTCGCAAGCAAAGTGGTTACTACATTGCGCCTGCAATGGCCGCTGTGTCGGTGCAGCATTTGTTCATGGTCCTTGATGATAAGGATCGGTACATTTACAGGACTAGGTACTACCTCCATTGGTCTTCATGAAATGATGATATCGTAGATTCCTTGTCAAAAAGAATTTTGTGAACAGTAAAAATAATGAGATTATTAAACTACATGCACTGATTAGTTATTCGGTTACACCCAAAACTTTAAGCTGAAAGATGAAGACAGACGATTGAATCTATACTTTGGCAGATCTAACTAGAATAAATGCAATTAGTCAAAGGTTTGATGATGTCTCGTTGTCGAAGTAGTAGCTCTGGAGTAATCAATTTGCATTTCAAACAACAGGTTGATGTttataaaaaaagtaaaatggtAATAACAACATACATTCACACTCATTTACCTCTGTTGAGgacaaattcttttttttcgtCCGTATCTCTTTATTTGAAAAGAAATAGTACATTTGGAGAATATTGCAAGGAGCAACATGTGTACCTGATTACAGATCCAAGGAGACCACATGCATGTTCTTATGTTAGTATGGCCACtggcaagtttttttttaggGCAAAACTCGAGAGCTTCATTTATTCATTTGCAGGATTACAATCTCGGTTTGCCACCTCCTTGAGCCAGTTTGGGAAGTGACTAGGTACAGACTCGATCAAACGGCGAGACCTTCTTCGTACAGCAATGTGCTGCTGAATTGGCCTCCCGTCTTACAAAAACAATCTGAAACGAAGTAAAACTCCTGCCTAGCTCCCGTGTTTCATGCCATAAACCAGCCACCGGCAAGTTTTGAACATATCATGTTATGGAGAAGGAATGCAGCATCATGCCAATCCAGGTTAAAATTTTTACATTAAGCCTCtaagataatttttttaatgataTAAAGCAACACAAACACGGCAAGGCTTGCATTTTACAAATTATGGCTTGCTGTTCATACGTCCAGATGTTCCCGCCGATCATATGAATTTTATTGCAAGTGGTCGCAGGATGACATGGAAACACGTATTTGGCGGCATCCCACGTCATCACGGAGTGGAAATCCTGTTCAAGAGGACTGCGAGTGGGGTCCGGTCCACCGCCCATAGCGCTGGTGCCACGTCACCATCGGGTTCCGGGTCATGGCCTCCAATTATGCCACTCTGTCTCTGCGGCCGGCAAACTCCATGGCAACATGTGTGGCGCTTTGAAGCCTCCAGCCAAATGAACTTTGCACAAAGCAATGCGTCGTCAATGAAGACCACAGACCAGTGAGCGTTCAATTTTCCACTGCATTTTGAACTTTTCCTTTAATTCATGTATATTTTATCGACAGGAAAACATCGCTAACATTTGCAAACACTTGAATTCGATACAGAAACTCAAAAGCAGGGAACGTATACAAAGTTGGTTACCACCGGAGATCCGAGAGGATATGGACGCGAGCCCACACTGACAGCCGGCCTCGCCGATTTTCCCTGTGATCTGTCGCCGGCCGGTCAGGCCATCCGACTGGGCATGTTGGATGTTCGGTGTGGGCTCTCTCTCCGAAAGGCGAAATCCTCTCGTCATCTTCCCTATCATCTCCACATCTGAATGGCTGGGCTTAGAGCTGGGAAAACGACGTGCACAAAAAGCTTTCGTGACGCTTGTGAACTCGCTAGAATCTCATGAGAAGAaagccactgccgccgccaaTATAGGTGACGATATGATCAAGGTGCCGTTTGAAACACAAGAAGGATCACTTGTGAAATCAAAGCGTTTCTTTTCTTGCCTAAACCTAGAGCTTTGTAGTGGACCGGCCTTGAGCTGGCTGCCATGTGATTGCTGATCTTTCGGCAGCGATGAGCTATGCCGGCGCCAGTTTGCGGAAGAGATAACGCGGTGTCAGGCAGAGGCAGCCCCATTGCGGTGCACCACAAAACGAGTGTAACCTCGCTGTCTTGCTGATGAGATCCTTGCTTGCCTTTTCCATTATTTTGCTAGACAAAAAGCGATCGATGGACAACTACTCCCGCGGTGCAGTACAATCGGCTCAAATATTTCTATATGCTAGTAGCTTTTTGATAAAGGTGCTGATGCGGCCTAATCTCCAAAGCAACAGGACGAACTAGCTCCAAAGTTGATAAAGGGGCTGATCCATTTGCCTTGATTAACCGGAACAAGATATGGGTTAGAAATAGGTTTGATTCCTTTTATGCAGTGGCTGCGATTTTGGTCCGTTACCGTGCGAGAAAATAAGTGAGACTGTCCGTTTGGCAAAGGCGTTGGAGGTCATCACTTTGTATATCTTTAtcaagaatggatggagaaaCAATAATAGATTTGGTTTTTGATTTTGTCCTATCGActgcatattttttaatttgtgATCAGCCTGGAGAATATGAAGAAACTAGGCTGTGTGAAacgattctttttttttaaaaaaataggttTGATTTCTACCAAAATTGATGCACATGATGAGCGTCGAGCCGGAATTCAGCATTGCCAAACTCTAGACGCCGAGATGGCCTGCCTAAATTTTGGCTGGAAAGTTGATAGCTCTTTGAAGAGGTAACGAGTTAATAAATATCGTTAACTATAACTTGAGATGAGTAACCATTTGTCGTACAAGGTAACAAATCCTAAGTTATAACTTTTGTTATACCGAGGACCTTAAAAAAAACATCGAAAAGTTATGGCCGACGATCTTGGGTTCACTATCATGAATTCATGATGCAAGCACCCCGTCGTGACATGGAGATTAGATTAGCCTGATCCTTGATGCGACATGCAATAATTCTAATTCTTATCATCCCATCGACTAGTTACCACAGCAAACAAAGCTCTGTTTGTGGGTCAATTGCATTGCAACCGTTGCTTTATGATCTGCGAACATCTTGCAACAGCTAATCGTCCCCTTTCAATTGACGCACACAGCACTGTCCAAAAACGAACAAAACTACACGGATCCACCGCTCGAAAAGTCCTACcagctactagctagctagctatagaTGCAACCTGCCTTGATCTACTCCAAATTCCAAATCACATCGATCGTAGTAGGCTCATCGTCGTAGCGTCCCCTCATCAGATGCACATTCGCTGGTTCCAATTGCATTGTCTGCACGCTAACCCGACAAAAGCCTCTGTTCCTGCCACCTACAATCTCGTACGAGCGGAGCACCAATCGATCTCCTCCCGTAATCAAAGCTGCGGAATCTCTCTTGCTGATTCGTGATTTGGCTGGGGGGAGAGGGCCGATCGATCAGACGGTCCAGGCGAAGGCAATTAAACTACGGAGGCCAAGGATGGCGTAGAACGTGCAGCAACAATGAGATGCGCACCTCAAAGCCCTGCACGCGCGATGAGCAGAAGGCTACAACTCAAAAGGGTACACAGTGCACTTGCCGCCACGGAGAAATGTGAGGCCACCTGTTCTGTTCCTAGACTATTTTGTGATGATGAATCTGTCGCTGAAACAGCTTTTAAGATTCTAAATGTGTAGAGTATTGCAACAATGAGATGGTACGGCAGTACTATGTACTATCATAACCGATGTCAAAATTTTAATTATGACTTGGGCAGAAAAATAGATTAACACGTCCAATATATTTCACAGTAGATTTAATGAAGTTAAATTCGATGTTGCAAACTAGAAATGGGGGAGTATAACACAAATCTTAAAGCCAATTCGATGATATGGACCGAACAACTAGAGTCTCGGGGAGAAGCCACGTTCGCCTCCACAACGAGATCGATTTGGTCAGATTTCACTTGGCCCCTTCCTGGCACATCTACCGATCGACCTGTGAgcctgtgaatctgtgatcaCCTTGATCTCTCCCACAATCTCACCGGGCCTGTTGAGCGAAACAACCAAGACACACCGTGCACACCACCCCTTTTGGACCCTTTCCATGTGTCATGGCTCATGGACGCATCGCCTCCTTTTGGTTGCAATGCACGacatgttcatgtgtgtgcctGTACAGCTCTCAAGATTCCCGATCATGATACGAACGACAGCTCttcattatctttttttttaaaaaaaaattgcggCTGGGTGACCCCTTGTGTTCTCCCCATTTTGTCCTCGCCACCGGGCCTCTATATATAGTGCCCCCGTCTCAGCGCATTGCTTCACACAAGCACTGAAGCACAAGCTCCTTCCCATTCTCTGATCGATCGCTCTAGCTCAGTCTCAGGCTCTTAGCTCTTGCTCTAGCTAGCCAAGTAGCCACCACTCTTCTTGTAGTCACCAACCTTCTGCTCGTCACCAATGGCCACTGCTGAGGTAACTCGCTCGATCAGTCGATCACCATCATCTGTGTGATTCTTCATATGCACGGATCGCCTCGATCGTTCGAATATCTTATGATCCGAATGCTTGTGAATGCATGCTTTGTGATTCCATCGATCGATCGccatcttgatgatgagctcgATCGATCCTAGTAAAGCGAGATCAACTGTGCTTCTAACATGTTGTTTAATTTGCACGCGTCGTGACACGTGCAGGTCCAGACCCCGACCGCCGTCGTGACCGAGGAGGCGCCCGCGGTGGagaccccgccggcggcggccgccgcggccgaggagGCTCCCAAGGAGGAGacccccgcgccggcggaggagacTGCCCCCGCCGTGGCCGAGACCGAGAACAAGGAGGCCGAGCCGGAAGCGGAGGCGCCCAAGGAGGCCGAGCCAGCCGCTGCTGCCGAGCCGGAGCCGGTCGCCGAGGCGCCCAaggaggcggagccggcggccgccgaggaggtgaaggaggaggcggcgcccgcCACCGAGCCGGAGCCAGAGGCCGCCGCTCCTGCTGCCGAGGAGGCACCGGCCACTGAGGCGGCACCCGCTGAGGCGGAGCCCGCGGCGGCCGAGCCGGCCGCCGAGGAGGACGCGAAGGCCGCCGACAGTGAGTGATGAGGCCGTGCGCGACGGCGCCCACGGTGGATCACGGCTCGGCGTGGCATACGGCAGCCGCGTGCGCGCGTACACGGCACGGGCTCGCCGTTCAGTACGCTACGGTTTTTACCGGTGTGTGCGCGCGTGTGTGGCGTAGTCGTAGCTAGCAGTAGTAAGCTGCTGCCGTGTGGGCTAGCTGTCGTGTGCTGCTGCGGGGCTGCgaggagtggagtggagtggagtgacgTGGGCTAAAATAAAAGTGTGTCGCGGGTGGTGGGGCCCGGTGTCAGCGGCCCGGCGCCCCCATGCCCTGCCGCTGCAGCTTGTGTCTTTGTGTGCTGTTGGTTCGTATTACCTGTCATGTATGGGGTGTCGTGTCAAGTTAATTATCAACCACGTTTGCGCTATCGTTGTTGGTTACTTTTTTAAGCTGCATTGTGTGATATGAGTATGATGATCTTGATAGAGGTATAGAGCTAATCGTTCGTCGGCAAATCCGCAAAGCTTTCGTGGAAGATGAGAAGTGCCGCAGCAATTGCCTGGAATCGCCAACCGCGCCATGCCGCCATAAGGTCAGAGAGATCTTCAGGGCTCAGAACGAGGACGGGTCAGCTCCGAACTTCAGAGTTGCGATGCCGGGGCCAGTACGAGTGGCCTGGACGGGAAGGGATCTTCCCAGATGCTGCCCCACGCAACCAGAGCCAACAGCATCCTGACTCCAGTTTGGTAGGCTCGGGTTGCGAATCCAACCTAGCTGCAGCACGGGCCTACAAAAACATTCGGCCACGGCATCATGCCGACATGCCGTGTGGTCGTCGAACTCGACCCGTACGTGCATCCCCCTGAGGCCCTGAAGGGGAAGGGTCGCGCATGTGAGTGAGCATCCCCCATCAGTGAGCCTGTTTTGCCGATGCCCTTCCGCCTTCATCAGCCGCACCGGGCTCTCGCAGTCGCAGGATGCGTTGCCGGCGCCTGACAGGCTGACTCCGAGCTTCTATGGGGCACGCAAAACATAACGGAGCGCAAAGGTACCCGATTCACTGGTGTTACAACGAACATGCATATAGCTGTGACCGCTGATCAGATGCAGTACAGGTTTGTGGCCAGAGTTTCAGATACCGCGAAAAGACGGTTGTGATTCAGAACCAAAGAATGGCTGtgattcagaatttcagatgcCAAGCGCCCAGGCTGGTCCAAGCCTCGAGAACCCGATGCCAGGCCATTTCTCAGAGAACCTCTGCCCACGCAGCCACGCTTAACTGAAAACTGGCAAGCTACTGCTATAAGAGGCCTGACCAAAGTTTGCCAGTTTCATAAAATCAGGGGAAAAGTGGATTTACGGGTGTTGCCCATACGAGCTGAACAGAGCATGAGAGCATTACATAAGTTAACTCCCTTCCAAACACAAGACAACTCCATGCTTTTGTCCGGTAACGGATCAACCAGAATAACCCGCACGAGTTCAATGGTTGCCGGAGCTGCTCAATCGTCAGCACAATGCAGCTACATGCACATCAAAGCATCGGCGCATCGCACACCTCTTTGGAAATAAGGAACCTGCTTTCTACCAATTCCTCTACATTAGGTTAAGTGTCTCAGAACACTAACTCACGGTAcatacaaaaaaaagaaaaaaaagaaacaaaataagaCCTATTACCTTCAAGCTTATAGGATCAGATTCAATGAGATAACAGGATGACACTAGCCTACGATATGTACAAAATATACCGCTTCCCACTCAAGAATGGCAGCAACTACCATGTACCGAAGCTGCAGCTCACATGTTCTTGTGTGATCTTCTGCAGCTGGTTTTCCACCATTTTCGAGGATGTATAAGGAGGGAGGCAGAGGCGGTAGAAGCAGGTCTGAGACGATGGGAGACGGTCAGGTGAGTCCGATGTCTTGTATATGTACAGTTTGGAGCTCAGCCCACCAAAGCCTTCTGATGGCAAGTACTTTACTGAAGTCCAGAAGAAAAGGAGCTGCCTCTGTTGCTCGATTGGCATGCGCTCGACCGCCTGCAGTATGAACAAATAAGTATCCAAGGATGCAAGAAACCGATTGGTAATACATAATGCGTTTGCTCTATAAGAAAGATGAATTTTGgggtaaaaaaaatatgaatgtcTTGACAGATATGCATGCAAGGTAATGAGGGACAATTAGCCGTGTTTCAAACAATGTCAAAGCAGGCAGTTTTAACACAAGTCACTATATAAATAATGGTCGATACCAGCAACAGAACCAGATCCTGGCTCCTGTTGATGAAGCTCCAACAAAGATGCATCCGCAACAACATAAGAAAAGTTGTTTTGTTGTTCTCATCTCACTTACACAAGCATCAACAAGAATTGTATGATGAAACTGAAGTTtacaaaaagaaataagaacATTGATTTGCTTATTTGCATCAGAGCCGCCAAAAAAGTAGAAAGATGGTGCAATCGTGTCATATTGATACTAAAACATACGCAGCCATGTGGACCAATGGTTGAGTGCAAGGTTCTAGTGGTTGAGGTCTTGGGTATATACCCACTATGGCACTCTCCTTAAAATTACATACACATTTTCCTCGTGTATTCTCataaaaaaagggaagaaaaaaaaacactaccCGCATAGCAATGATTAACCTGCTTGTTGGTGAATCCAACATACAATGTCATCAATTGACAGTTTGATGTAGCGTAGCACCAAGGATCAAGCTAATAGCCTTAGTTTCAATTAGTAGCTTGCATTGATAAGATTAAGAGATGAATGGGATAAAGGATGATGTTGCTGGGCAGATGTCAATCATCTAACTCAAAATTTCTGGACGAAGCAACAGTTAAAACTAAAATAGTAAAGGATTTCATCACAGTGATGTGGTAACTACAAATTTCAAGGGCAATGAAACCGAAGTCCTTGAACAGTAGGCCTGGCCAACGAGTGCATCTCATTATGGGATCAACTAAACACACCATAAAGTTCAACCTCATGGTTTAAACATGCCACAGACACAACACATACACATAATGTTTTGGCTCAATTTGCACCCTACAACTTCACAGGTTCAGAATCTGCCCGGGTTGCGATCAACCAAGACAaccaagacaaaaaaaaaagccagtTCAAACACAGTACGCCTGTACCATATATGATAGCAAACTAAATTCATGAACTGCTATGACGACATGATGGAGGCCAAAATAAAAGGGACACTTGAAGAGCATATCAAGAAAAAAGATACCATACTTTGAAAAACGTTACTTTCTGCAGGGATAGCGCATGATTAGCCATTTTTACTGGGACAGGAATGTATATAATATCATGTCTTAAAAAAACAGAACTACGCCTCATAAGTGAATGATGCTGTCATCGCATACATTTATATTAGGTTTGTGTCTCATAACACTTGTACATGTACCACATGCACTGACCTGATTGGTCTGCAGCAATGATTGGTATTTTTGTGTTCCCGCAAAATCTAACAGAGTTTACTGAGAAATGGCATGTTTGCATGAAAAAATGAACACACGAGAAGATGGTCAAAATATAAGGCAGCACAACAAACTCATAATTCATGATAGAATGCATTTATACAAAACAATGCAGTGTACCTTCCAGAACCAAGTAATCAGGCGATCCTTTTCTTTGTAGCCATTATATTGAGTATGTGATTTCCAATCTTGCAGATTTATTGTGTCATTGCTTCCCCCTAGCAGTCGGTCTAAGTCTTCCAGATCTAAGCACTCAAAAAAGTCTTTACGACGCTCAGGATTAACTAGTATGTCAGTAAATCCTTGGGTGAAATGGGTCAGCTGAGCTGAAATAGAGTCCACAAACGTATTCTTAATAAGAAGATCAATGTATTGCTCTCTGTTTCTGATATTCACACTGATATCCTGCCCTCCTGGGCAAAGGTCAATAATCTCTCGAGTACCTAATTCATGAGCTCCTCGGGAAAATGTTAGGTATAGATCATCAATTTCAGCAGCATTCATCTCCAGAATCCTTTTACAGCTTGCATATTTGACAGGATCTGCCACCGAAATATCTTCTAGTGTAATACTTCTCCCAGCAAGATGCAAGAACAGGGTACGGTCTAGCACAATTCCAACTTGCACCTTATGCATCAAGGCTAATCCGATTATTCGTCCCGCAAAAGTGAAGTACTTCAGATGCAATGGATCCACAGCAGATGCTGCAATGTGCAGATAACTGTCAAAGGTTAGAGGACATCGCGACAAAATCATTGTGGACACCAGTTGTCCAAAATATAATGGATAAATAAGAAAACATTaaatagaaaacaaataaaGTCAAAGGTGGAACAATAACTATAATAAGTAGGAGATGGTTTTCTTCATAGGCGGACTGTCAACATACAAACTGAATCATAATCTTCTCATTTCATGAACATAACCATGGCAGCTACAAGGGCTCATACTGTATAATGGCAATAACATCACAATTTACTACTGACTGCATCAAATGGTATAATACTTCTTTGGTCAAGCATGGGCTTATCACATAAGGCAGCTTTCAGGattgataagctgaactaaacaGGATACATGTAAGTCCAAAATCACATTTTAAAGTAggtaccttttctttttatgtgATTGTAATAGCCAAAATGTGCACGACGTATGCAACTAAGCAACCCAGCAAAGTTGGGAAGGATAAGGTTTTAACAGACTGCTGTGGTACTCTCCATATACATGTCCTTTGGGAAATACATGCAtccaaatttttgaaaattGGACTATCATTATGTTTTCAAATATTTAGATTGGATACATGAAAATCACACTGCAGATTTGATCCCCAACATAACAGAATATATTAGGCCCTACAGGTTTGAAGTGGCTTGGCTGTAGTGCCACACCAATAGAACTATATGTGAAGTGGTAAGATAGTACCCAGGAAACTTACTTTCATTCAAGTAGAACCTTCGTTTATCCTCAGGACAAGGCGAGAAGAGAACTTGCTTCGGACTGAAAAGAGCTTGGCACACCAAACAAAACCATTCTCTCAGAACCCCAGGACCTGTAGCTTCCTCATTCTTAAACTCCATAAACAGCCCACCTCGAAGCTCATTGTGTTTCGCCTGTGCGATGTAATTAAAGGATTCATCAAGTAAATGTG from Setaria italica strain Yugu1 chromosome II, Setaria_italica_v2.0, whole genome shotgun sequence encodes the following:
- the LOC101753176 gene encoding fibrous sheath CABYR-binding protein — its product is MATAEVQTPTAVVTEEAPAVETPPAAAAAAEEAPKEETPAPAEETAPAVAETENKEAEPEAEAPKEAEPAAAAEPEPVAEAPKEAEPAAAEEVKEEAAPATEPEPEAAAPAAEEAPATEAAPAEAEPAAAEPAAEEDAKAADSE